One Mytilus trossulus isolate FHL-02 chromosome 5, PNRI_Mtr1.1.1.hap1, whole genome shotgun sequence DNA segment encodes these proteins:
- the LOC134718111 gene encoding histone-lysine N-methyltransferase PRDM9-like, translating to MKKNFEIPKLANMEQSDFRKFEEDARSGDIEQYFTKTQMASLSDYEKLRYRNMKKNYEMMVKMGLPAQKPEFMKKQIKNPSTKQTDFASKDEWKPSSSKKNIAQKPTFMQRSKKKRRVKHTDDSDSDEEWRPSSEKAKKSANPPVFKLLKKTRKAKSEKMEQTCAEEKSRKSDEENEEVHRYPQRQLPRTNYMYLEVPDDDEFIYCEDCEREYEGDCPVHPCIHIYDSKSTTKSEERAMETIPEGLSVRESRIPNAGLGVFAEKTFQQRSRFGPYQGEVTTDPDKAHSTGYAWQIYTDGTTSHYIDANNKTKSNWMRYVNCARNEDEQNLIAYQYKGQIFYRSFKDIAKGTELLVWYGQDYGKDLGIDRVDIKSLLKPRYINGEVIYGCPLCKMCFNSGRFMSNHLKYRHSTKLEWMLNDELKGEKSRLHHTISHRKEENIRKTFISSKKLDTLLKEELPNLTGDPLYSCYKCSKGCSSRQDLEIHMKCHTQTFTCKLCSQQCSSDIQLDIHMKTHTGDKPYKCDVCGNGFNVNCNLQIHMRTHTGDKPYKCDVCGKGFSANCNLQIHMRTHTGDKPYKCDICGKGFNVSHHLQGHMRTHTGDKPYKCDVCGKGFSVSSSLQRHMRTHTGDKPYKCDVCDKGFSDTGNLQKHMRTHTGDKPYKCDVCGKGFSVSSSLQTHMRTHTGDKPYKCDVCGKGFSDFGNSQVHMRKHTGDKPYKCDICGKGFSQNGDLQKHMRTHTGDKPYKCDVCGKAFSDSIAYRRHKRTHVHTGDKPCI from the exons GTCTGCCTGCACAGAAGCCAGAGTTTATgaagaaacaaattaaaaacccaTCAACCAAACAAACTGATTTTGCTTCCAAAGACGAATGGAAACCAAGCTCTTCCAAAAAGAATATAG CCCAGAAACCAACATTTATGCAGAGGTCAAAGAAGAAAAGGAGAGTCAAACATACAGATGATTCAGATTCAGATGAAGAATGGAGACCAAGTTCAGAAAAAGCAAAGAAATCGG caAATCCACCagtatttaaattattgaaGAAAACCAGGAAAGCAAAGTCTGAAAAGATGGAACAGACATGTGCA GAAGAAAAATCCAGGAAATCAGATGAAGAAAACGAAGAAGTACACCGATATCCACAGAGACAGCTACCTAGAACTAACTACATGTATCTAGAAGTACCTGATGATGATGAATTCATTT ATTGTGAAGATTGTGAAAGAGAATATGAAGGAGACTGTCCTGTTCACCCATGTATTCATATATATGATTCTAAG AGCACAACTAAAAGTGAAGAAAGGGCAATGGAAACAATACCAGAGGGACTGTCCGTCAGAGAATCTAGAATACCCAACGCTGGACTTGGTGTGTTTGCAGAAAAAACTTTTCAACAGAGAAGTAGATTTGGACCATACCAAGGAGAAGTAACTACTGATCCAGATAAGGCCCACTCCACAGGTTATGCTTGGCAG atcTATACTGATGGAACCACCAGTCATTATATAGATGCTAATAACAAGACCAAGTCTAACTGGATGAGATATGTTAACTGTGCCAGAAACGAAGATGAACAAAATCTAATAGCATACCAATACAaaggacaaatattttacagaagttttaaagaTATAGCAAAAGGGACAGAATTACTGGTATGGTATGGTCAAGACTATGGGAAGGATCTTGGCATTGATAGAGTGGATATAAAATCCTTACTGAAGCCAAGATACATCAATGGAGAAG ttataTATGGATGTCCTCTGTGTAAGATGTGCTTCAATAGTGGTCGTTTTATGTCAAACCATCTGAAATATCGTCATAGTACCAAATTGGAATGGATGCTAAATGATGAATTGAAGGGAGAAAAGTCTAGATTACATCATACAATTTCACATAGAAAAGAggaaaatattagaaaaacatTCATATCTTCTAAAAAACTTGACACATTGTTAAAAGAAGAACTCCCAAATCTCACAGGAGATCCATTGTATAGTTGTTATAAATGCAGTAAAGGCTGTTCATCTAGGCAAGACTTAGAGATACATATGAAATGTCACACACAAACTTTTACATGTAAATTGTGTTCACAACAGTGCAGTAGTGATATACAACTAGATATACACATGAAAACACACACTGGagataaaccttataaatgtgatgtatgtggtaatGGGTTTAATGTGAATTGTAACTTACAGATACACATGAGAACTCACACTGGagataaaccttataaatgtgatgtatgtggGAAAGGGTTTAGTGCGAATTGTAACTTACAGATACACATGAGAACACACACTGGagataaaccttataaatgTGATATATGTGGTAAAGGGTTTAATGTGAGTCATCATTTACAGGGACACATGAGAACACACACTGGagataaaccttataaatgcgatgtatgtggtaaagggtTTAGTGTGAGTAGTAGCTTACAGAGACACATGAGAACACACACAGGagataaaccttataaatgTGATGTATGTGATAAAGGGTTTAGTGACACGGGTAACTTACAGAAACACATGAGAACACACACTGGagataaaccttataaatgtgatgtatgtggtaaagggtTTAGTGTGAGTAGTAGCTTACAGACACACATGAGAACACACACAGGagataaaccttataaatgtgatgtatgtggtaaagggtTTAGTGATTTTGGTAACTCACAGGTACACATGAGAAAACACACTGGagataaaccttataaatgTGATATATGTGGTAAAGGGTTCAGTCAGAATGGTGACTTACAGAAACATATGAGAACACACACTGGagataaaccttataaatgTGATGTATGCGGTAAAGCATTTAGTGACAGCATTGCCTATAGAAGACACAAAAGAACACATGTACACACTGGAGATAAACCTTGTATAtaa